The DNA region GGCGCCCGAGGCGGCGGGTGCCCCGCCGGCCAGGGCCTGCTTGACGAAGTTGCGCACGTCATCCTGCGTAATGCGGTCCTTTGGACCGGTGCCCTTCACGCGCACCAGGTCCACGCCCAGTTCGCGCGCGAACTTGCGCACCGACGGCGAGGCATGCGGCAGTTGGCCGGGCTTGAGCGCGGACGCTTCCAGCGCGGCGGCCGGGCGTTGGGCGGCCTGGGCCGGCGCGGCCTTGGGCGCGGGCGCCGCTTCGGCCTTGCCCGCGTCGGCCTTCGCCGCGGGCGCGCTTTCCGCCTGCGGCGCGGCGGCCGGCGCGGCGCCGCCGCCACCCTCGACCACCAGCACGACGGAACCCTTGGATACCTTGTCGCCCACCTTGACGTTGATGGACTTGACCACGCCGCCCTGCGAGGCCGGGATCTCCATCGAAGCCTTGTCGGACTCCACGGTGATCAGGCTTTGTTCCGGCTTGATCGTGTCGCCGACGGCGACCATCACCTCGATGACTTCCACTTCCTTGAAGTCGCCGATATCGGGCACGGTGATTTCGGCTTCGCCGCCGCCTTGGGCGGGCGCCGGCGCGGCCGCTTCGGCCTTGGACGCCGCGGCGGCCTGGGCCTTGGGCGCTTCGGCCTGGGCCGGCGCGGCGGCGGGCGCCGCCGCGGCATCAGCCGCTTCCAGCTCCAGCACCACCGAACCCATCGACACCTTGTCGCCGACCTTGACCTTCACCGCCTTCACCACGCCGGCTTGCGACGAGGGGATTTCCATGGACGCCTTGTCCGATTCGACCGTGATCAGGCTTTGTTCGGCCTGGATCGTGTCGCCGGGGGCCACCAGCACTTCGATGACCTCCACTTCCTTGAAGTCGCCGATATCGGGTACCTTGATTTCCACCGTATTGCTCATGTGTTTTACCCTCAGGCGTATTGGGGGTTGGCTTTATTGGGATCGATGCCGTACTTCTTGATGGCCTCGGCGACCTTGGCGACCGGGACCGTGCCTTCGTCGGCCAGCGCCTTCAGCGCCGACAATACAACGAAGTGGCGGTCCACCTCAAAGTGCTCGCGCAGCTTGGCGCGGAAATCCGAACGGCCGAAGCCGTCGGTGCCCAGCACGCGATAGTCGCGGCCCTTGGGCATGAACGGGCGGATCTGGTCGGCGAACAGCTTCATGTAGTCGGTCGACGCGATGATGGGGCCCGTGGTCTTTTCCAGTTGCTGGGTGACGAAGGGCACCTGCGGCTTCTTGTCTTCCGGGTGCAGCAGGTTGTGGCGATCCACGTCCAGGCCGTCGCGGCGCAGCAGCGTGAAGCTGGTGACGCTCCACAGGTCCGAACCGATGCCCCAATCCGCCTCCAGCAGGTCCTGGGCGGCCTGCACTTCGCGCAGGATGGTGCCGGAGCCCATCAACTGCACGCGCTGCTTGCCCTTGCCGACGCTCCTGAGCTTGTACATGCCGCGCACGATGCCTTCCTCGTCGCCGGCGGTCAGGCCAGGCTGCGAGTAGTTTTCGTTCATCACGGTCAGGTAGTAGTACACGTTCTCCTGGTTCTCGACCATGCGGCGCAGGCCGTCCTGGACGATGACCGCCAGTTCGTGCGCGTAGGTCGGGTCGTAGGGAACGCAGTTCGGGATGGTCGCCGCCAGCAGGTGGCTGTGGCCGTCCTCATGCTGCAGGCCTTCGCCGTTGAGCGTGGTGCGGCCGGCGGTGCCGCCGATCAGGAAGCCGCGCGCCTGCATGTCGCCGGCGGCCCAGGCCAGGTCGCCGATGCGCTGGAAGCCGAACATCGAGTAGTACACGAAGAACGGGATCATGATGCGGTTGTTCGTCGAGTACGACGTCGCCGCGGCGATCCACGAGCTCATGGCGCCCGCTTCGTTGATGCCTTCCTGCAGCAGTTGGCCGTCGGCGGATTCCTTGTAGTACATGACCTGGTCCTTGTCGACCGGGATGTACTTCTGGCCTTCCGGCGCATAGATGCCGATCTGGCGGAACAGGCCTTCCATGCCGAAGGTGCGCGACTCGTCGGCCAGGATGGGCACCACGCGCGGGCCCAGTTGCTTGTCGCGCAGGATCTGGTTCAGCGTGCGCACGAAGGCCTGGGTGGTGGAGATCTCGCGCCCTTCCTGGGTCGGCTCCAGCACCGCCTTGAAGGCGTCCAGCGGGGGCGCCTTCAACTGCTCGTCGGCCTTGGTGCGGCGCGCGGGCAGGTAGCCGCCCAGCGCCTTGCGGCGTTCATGCAGGTACTTCATTTCCGGCGAATCCTCGGACGGCTTGAAGTACGGCAGCTTTTCCAGTTGGTCGTCGGGGATGGGGATGCCGAAACGGTCGCGGAATTCGCGGATCGAGTCCAGCTCCAGCTTCTTCTGCTGGTGGGTGGGATTCTTGGCCTGGCCGACGTGGCCCATGCCGTAGCCCTTGATGGTCTTGGCCAGGATGACGGTGGGCTGGCCCTTGTGCGCCGTGGCGGCGGAGAAGGCCGCGTACACCTTGTGCGGATCGTGGCCGCCGCGGTTCAGGCGCCAGATGTCCTCGTCGCTCATGCGCGCGACCATGGCCAGCAACTGCGGATGCTTGCCGAAGAAGTTCTCGCGCACGAACTTGCCGTCGTTGGCCTTGTAGGCCTGGTATTCGCCGTCGACGGTCTCTTCCATCACGCGGCGCAGGATGCCTTCCTTGTCGTGGGCCAGCAGCGGATCCCAGTAGCCGCCCCAGATCAGCTTGATGACGTTCCAGCCGCTGCCGCGGAAATCGCCTTCCAGTTCCTGGATGATCTTGCCGTTGCCGCGCACCGGGCCGTCCAGGCGCTGCAGGTTGCAGTTGACGACGAAGATCAGGTTGTCCAGCTTCTCGCGCGCGGCCAGGGCGATGGCGCCCAGCGATTCCGGCTCGTCCATTTCGCCGTCGCCGCAGAACACCCAGACCTTGCGGTTGGAGGTGTCGGCGATGCCGCGGGCGTGCAGGTACTTGAGGAAGCGCGCCTGGTAGATGGCGGTCAGCGGGCCCAGGCCCATGGACACGGTGGGGAACTGCCAGAATTCCGGCATCAGCTTGGGATGCGGATAGGAGGACAGGCCCTTGCCGTCCACTTCCTGGCGGAAATGATTCAGTTGGTCTTCGGTCAGGCGGCCTTCCAGGTAAGCGCGGCCATAGACGCCGGGCGAGGAGTGGCCCTGGAAATACACCAGGTCGCCGCCGCGCTCGGGGGTCTCGGCGTGCCAGAAGTGGTTCTGGCCGGTGCCGATCATGGTCGCCAGCGAGGCGAAGGAGGCGATGTGGCCGCCCAGGTCGCCGCCGTCGGGCGGGTTATGCTTGTTCGCACGGACCACCATCGCCATGGCGTTCCAGCGCACGTAGGAGCGGATGCGCGCTTCCAGCTCCATGTTGCCGGGATGCGCCGGCTCCAGGCCAGGAGGAATCGTGTTCACATAGGCGGTGTTCGGCGAGTACGGAATGTGCGCGCCGGAACGGCGAGCCTCGTCGATCAGGCGCTCAAGCAGATAATGGGCGCGCTGCGGACCTTCGCGTTCCAGCACCGCCGCCAGGGCTTCGAGCCACTCCTGAGTTTCTAGGGTGTCTTCGTCGTTGGCGGCCGTATAGGCGCCTGCCTGGGCGTTAGAGGACATCGTGTGTCTCCTGAAGGGTTGTGGCCGCGCGCTTCGATAGCGGAGCGGGCAAGAATAACCGGCCTGCGGCGCTATTGCCCTCGGCTGTATGGCAGAGGATGATAGTCAATCAGGGCCATGTCGTTTGAGCGGCATTCTAGGAATAAGAATAGTCGCTCGCAAGCAAAATTTCATGTTGCGGTACGGCATTTCATAATGCGAAACCGCATATTATCGCGATGCGAAATGACCAGCTAAAATGCCGGCAGTCTTTTCGGTACAGCCATGGCCAGCGCCCCCAAGTCGAACATCCCCACGCCGTTCCACGATCACGCCCGCCTGCGCCGGCGCGGCTTGTACTGGCTGACGCCCGTCCTCGTGCTGGTGCTCTATATATGCGTGATGGCGGTCTTCTTCTGGCTCCAGCGCATCCACGACGACAGCGTCATGTTCGTCACCATCGACCAGGAGATGCGCCAGCAGCGCCTGCTGTGGGTGGTGCTGGCGCTGTCCTGCGTGATCGTGATCAGCCTGCTGATGCTCTGGCGCTATACCCGCTTCCGTTCGCACGCCGAGGCCGCCCTGATCGCCGAGACCGGCTTTCGCCGCGCCATGGAGAACTCCATGTCCACCGGCATGCGCGTGCTGGACATGGAAGGCCGCATCTCCTACGTCAACCCGGCCTTCTGCCGGATGATAGGCTGGAACGAAGCCGACCTGATCGGCCGCAGCCCGCCCTTCCCCTACTGGGTGCCGGGACGCCATGAGCAGCACCAGCACACCCTGGACATCCTGACCTCGGGCAAGACGCCCAGCAGCGGCCTGGAGGTGGAGGCGCAGCGGCGCGACGGCTCGCGCTTCACCGCGCGCATGTACGTTTCGCCCCTGCTGGACCCCAGCGGCAACCAGATCGGCTGGATGACCTCCATGACCGACATCACCGAGCCCAAGCGTATCCGCGAGGCCCTGACCGCCGCCCACGAGCGCTTCATGACGGTGCTGGAAGGCCTGGACGACGCCATTTCGGTGACCGCCGACACCCATGACGGCCTGGAGCTGCTGTTCGCGAACCGGACCTACCGCCGCGTCTTCGGCGCCCAGACCGGCGGCCACGACGAATTGCTGGCCGGCCGGCGCGGCCGCTTCACCGACGAATCGGTGGAGGTCTTCTCGCCCTCGGTGCAGCGCTGGTTCGAAGTGCATCACCGCATGCTGGCCTGGACCGACGGCCGCCGCGTGCGCCTGCAGGTGGCGCGCGACATCACCGAGCGCCGCAACCACGAGGAAGCGTCGCGCGTGCAGCAGGAAAAGATCCAGTTGACCAGCCGCCTGACCACCATGGGCGAAATGGCCTCGTCCCTGGCCCACGAACTGAACCAGCCGCTGACGGCCATCGCCAACTACAGCATGGGCGCGGTGGCCCTGGTCAAGGCCGGCCACACCAACCCGCGCATGCTGCTGCCGGCGCTGGAAAAAGCCGCCGCGCAGGCCCAGCGCGCCGGCAAGATCATCAGCCGCATCCGCGAATTCGTGAAGCGCAGCGAGCCGCGGCGCCAGCGCGTGGCCATCGGCGGCATCGTGGAAAACGCCATCGGCTTCGCCGAAATCGACGCCCGCAAACGCCGCATCCGCATCGAAAGCTTCGTGCCGTCGAACGCGCCCGAAGTGCTGGCCGACCCCATCCTCATCGAGCAGGTGCTGTTGAACCTGCTGAAGAACGGGCTGGAGGCCATGGAGAACAGCGAATCCGACGAGCTGAAGGTCGCCGTCATTCCGCACGAGCAGCACCTGGAGGTCGCCGTGGTCGACCGCGGCCATGGCCTGGCCGACCCGGAACGCCTGTTCGAACCCTTTTTCAGCACCAAATCCCAGGGCCTGGGGATGGGGTTGAATATCTGCCGTACCATTATCGAATCGCACCACGGCCGCCTTTGGGCCGATCCCAACCCGGCAGGCGGCACCATATTCCGCTTTACCCTGCCCTGCGCCGCGCCACAATCGCAGTCGCAATCTGACCAGTCCGAGGAGCTCCACGCATGAACACCCCAATTCCGTCGAGCACGGTTTACATCGTCGACGACGACGAAGCCGTCCGCGATTCCCTGCGCTGGCTGCTGGAGGCCAATGGCTATCGCGTGCGCGCCTACCCCAGCGCCGAGAATTTCCTGGAAGACTACGACCCCAACCTGGTCGGCGTGCTGATCGCCGACGTGCGCATGCCCGGCATGAGCGGCCTGGAACTGCAGGAACAGCTCATCGCCCGCCAGGCGCCGCTGCCCATCGTCTTCATCACCGGCCACGGCGACGTGCCGATGGCCGTGACCACGATGAAGAAAGGCGCCATCGACTTCCTGGAAAAACCCTTCAACGAATCGGACCTGCGCGAAATCGTCGCGCGCATGCTGGAACAGGCGACGCAGCGCGTGTCCAAGTTCCAGGCGCAGCGCGACCATGAAGCCATGCTGGCGCGCCTGACCGCGCGCGAACAGCAGGTCCTGGAGCGCATCGTCGCCGGCCGCCTGAACAAGCAGATCGCCGACGACCTGGGCATCAGCATCAAGACCGTGGAAGCGCATCGCGCGAACATCATGGAAAAACTGGAAGTCACGACCGTGGCCGACCTGATGAAGGTGGCCCTGGCGAAACCCGAGGCGCACGCATGACGGCACGTATCATCGACGGCGCGGCGCTGTCGCAGAAAATCCGCGAGGAAGTCGCGCAGCGCGTGGCGAAACTGGCCGCGACCGGCGTGCGTCCGGGCCTGGCGGTGGTGCTGGTGGGCGACGATCCCGCCTCCCAGGTCTACGTGCGCAACAAGGTGGCGGCCTGCGAGAAGGCCGGCCTGCACTCCGTCAAGGAACAGTACCCGGCCAGCATGAGCGAGGCCGAACTGCTGCAACGCATCGAAGTCCTCAACGGCGACCCGACCATCCACGG from Bordetella genomosp. 10 includes:
- the aceF gene encoding dihydrolipoyllysine-residue acetyltransferase, translating into MSNTVEIKVPDIGDFKEVEVIEVLVAPGDTIQAEQSLITVESDKASMEIPSSQAGVVKAVKVKVGDKVSMGSVVLELEAADAAAAPAAAPAQAEAPKAQAAAASKAEAAAPAPAQGGGEAEITVPDIGDFKEVEVIEVMVAVGDTIKPEQSLITVESDKASMEIPASQGGVVKSINVKVGDKVSKGSVVLVVEGGGGAAPAAAPQAESAPAAKADAGKAEAAPAPKAAPAQAAQRPAAALEASALKPGQLPHASPSVRKFARELGVDLVRVKGTGPKDRITQDDVRNFVKQALAGGAPAASGAPAVAGGGLSVLPWPQVDFAKFGPIEAKPLSRIKKISGANLHRNWVMIPHVTNNDEADITDLEALRVTLNKENEKAGIKVTMLAFLIKAVVAALKKFPEFNASLDGDNLVLKQYYHIGFAADTPNGLVVPVIRDADKKGVFEIAKETSDLAKKARDGKLSPAEMQGGCFSISSLGGIGGTHFTPIINAPEVAILGVSRSDRKPVWNGKEFVPRLILPLSLSYDHRVIDGAAAARFNAYLGALLADFRRIAL
- the aceE gene encoding pyruvate dehydrogenase (acetyl-transferring), homodimeric type; the encoded protein is MSSNAQAGAYTAANDEDTLETQEWLEALAAVLEREGPQRAHYLLERLIDEARRSGAHIPYSPNTAYVNTIPPGLEPAHPGNMELEARIRSYVRWNAMAMVVRANKHNPPDGGDLGGHIASFASLATMIGTGQNHFWHAETPERGGDLVYFQGHSSPGVYGRAYLEGRLTEDQLNHFRQEVDGKGLSSYPHPKLMPEFWQFPTVSMGLGPLTAIYQARFLKYLHARGIADTSNRKVWVFCGDGEMDEPESLGAIALAAREKLDNLIFVVNCNLQRLDGPVRGNGKIIQELEGDFRGSGWNVIKLIWGGYWDPLLAHDKEGILRRVMEETVDGEYQAYKANDGKFVRENFFGKHPQLLAMVARMSDEDIWRLNRGGHDPHKVYAAFSAATAHKGQPTVILAKTIKGYGMGHVGQAKNPTHQQKKLELDSIREFRDRFGIPIPDDQLEKLPYFKPSEDSPEMKYLHERRKALGGYLPARRTKADEQLKAPPLDAFKAVLEPTQEGREISTTQAFVRTLNQILRDKQLGPRVVPILADESRTFGMEGLFRQIGIYAPEGQKYIPVDKDQVMYYKESADGQLLQEGINEAGAMSSWIAAATSYSTNNRIMIPFFVYYSMFGFQRIGDLAWAAGDMQARGFLIGGTAGRTTLNGEGLQHEDGHSHLLAATIPNCVPYDPTYAHELAVIVQDGLRRMVENQENVYYYLTVMNENYSQPGLTAGDEEGIVRGMYKLRSVGKGKQRVQLMGSGTILREVQAAQDLLEADWGIGSDLWSVTSFTLLRRDGLDVDRHNLLHPEDKKPQVPFVTQQLEKTTGPIIASTDYMKLFADQIRPFMPKGRDYRVLGTDGFGRSDFRAKLREHFEVDRHFVVLSALKALADEGTVPVAKVAEAIKKYGIDPNKANPQYA
- a CDS encoding PAS domain-containing sensor histidine kinase codes for the protein MASAPKSNIPTPFHDHARLRRRGLYWLTPVLVLVLYICVMAVFFWLQRIHDDSVMFVTIDQEMRQQRLLWVVLALSCVIVISLLMLWRYTRFRSHAEAALIAETGFRRAMENSMSTGMRVLDMEGRISYVNPAFCRMIGWNEADLIGRSPPFPYWVPGRHEQHQHTLDILTSGKTPSSGLEVEAQRRDGSRFTARMYVSPLLDPSGNQIGWMTSMTDITEPKRIREALTAAHERFMTVLEGLDDAISVTADTHDGLELLFANRTYRRVFGAQTGGHDELLAGRRGRFTDESVEVFSPSVQRWFEVHHRMLAWTDGRRVRLQVARDITERRNHEEASRVQQEKIQLTSRLTTMGEMASSLAHELNQPLTAIANYSMGAVALVKAGHTNPRMLLPALEKAAAQAQRAGKIISRIREFVKRSEPRRQRVAIGGIVENAIGFAEIDARKRRIRIESFVPSNAPEVLADPILIEQVLLNLLKNGLEAMENSESDELKVAVIPHEQHLEVAVVDRGHGLADPERLFEPFFSTKSQGLGMGLNICRTIIESHHGRLWADPNPAGGTIFRFTLPCAAPQSQSQSDQSEELHA
- a CDS encoding response regulator transcription factor, whose product is MNTPIPSSTVYIVDDDEAVRDSLRWLLEANGYRVRAYPSAENFLEDYDPNLVGVLIADVRMPGMSGLELQEQLIARQAPLPIVFITGHGDVPMAVTTMKKGAIDFLEKPFNESDLREIVARMLEQATQRVSKFQAQRDHEAMLARLTAREQQVLERIVAGRLNKQIADDLGISIKTVEAHRANIMEKLEVTTVADLMKVALAKPEAHA